The window CTGCCGAAAACCCCAACTTCCTCGTCGAAGTCACGAACCAGTGGCTGACCGAAGTCCTCGATACCGCCGCCTAAGGAGCGACCCACATCATGGCAATGATTCCCGAAACCCTGTCGAACCTGAACCTGTTTGTGGACGGTGTGAGCTTCCAGGGCGATGTCCCCAGTCTGACCCTCCCGAAACTGACCCTGAAAATGGACGAACACCGGGGCGGTGGCATGGACGTGCCGATCGAGCTGGAAATGGGCATGGAAAAGCAGGAGGCCGGCTTTACCACGACCGGCGTTCGGCGCGAGTCGCTGAAGTTCTTCGGCCTGGCCGATGGCTCGGCCTTCAACGGCACGTTCCGGGGTGCCTACAAGGGGCTCAAGGGCAAGATCACCCCGGTGATTGTCACCCTTCGCGGCACCCTGAAAGAGGTCGACATGGGCGACTGGAAGCCCGGCGACAAGGCCGAGATCAAGCACTCGGTGGCGCTCATCTACTACCGGCTCGAAGTAGACGGTCGCGAGATCTACGAGATCGATGCGCTCGGCATGAAGCGCACCATCAACGGTGTCGACCAACTCGCGGCAACGCGTCAGGCACTGGGCCTGTAACCACTGTCCCTCTATCCGTAAGGAAACAATTCAATGAGCAAGAAAGTTCCTACCTACCTCGAGATCGATGCCGATCGCGTTGTTGTGAAACTGAGCAAACCCGCCGAGGCCAATGGCATCCGGGTCGATACCCTGGTGATGCGAGCCCCGACCGTACGTGACGTGCGTGCCGCCCAAGCCACCGCCAATGGCGATGATGAGGTGCGCGAGCTGAACCTGTTTTCCTCGCTGGCTGAGATCCATGTGAAGGATCTCGAAGCGCTCCCGCTGAAGGACTACAACCGTCTGCAGGCCGGCTATTTTCGTCTGGTGCAAGACGACGAGCTTTGATCCTGGCACGCAAAAGCGGCTGGCCAAACGGCTGGCCGCCGAGCTGGGCTTCTCGGCAGCCGAGATTTCGGTGATGCCGTGGAGCGACATGATTTGGTGGCTCACGGATTGAGCCTGCAGGAGGTGACGCATGGCGCGTTTGGCGATTGCGTTGGAAATTGGCGGTGCCGTGGCGTCGTCGCTCGGCGCCGCCTTTGGTACTGCCCAGGGCCACATCAAGAAACTGGAAGACGCGGGCAGCAAGGCGAAGGTGTTGAAGAACACCATCGGCGAAACGATCAAGCTGCGGGACGAGTGGAAGCGTGCCCATGACAGCGGGGCCGCATCCGCCGCAGGGCTGTTGCGCAAGCTGGAGGGCAATCTTGATGCCCTAAAGCGGCAGGGCGTCGAAGTCGGGCGCCTGTCACGTGAGTACCAGCGTCTCGGCCGCGAGGTGAAAGCGGCGGAAATGCAGGAGAAGGGCCGGCAGCAGATCGACTCGGGCAGGTCCATGCTCAAGTCGACGGTGGGGGCCGCCGTCGTGGGTGTCGGTATGGCCGCGATCCCGACGAAGGTCAGCGCGGACTACCAGGCGATCGTCCGCGACATCGCGATCAAGGCGGATGTCGCGAACAAGCCCGAGGAAGCGCAACTGACACGGACAGTCCTCGACACGTCGAAAGACACGGGCATGTCTCGTAATGACGTGGCCGACCTGGTCAACCAACTCGTTGGCGCCGGCATGGAGCTGGACAAGGCCTTGTCCTACGCACCGATCGCGGCGAAGTTCGCGGTCGGCCAGGGGGCCAGCGGCGTCGACACGGCGTCGATGATCATGGCGCTGCAGCAGAACGCCAAGATCAACGACCCGAAGGTGATGCAGCAGGCGCTGGAGGCGATCGCGTATCAAGGCCAGGCGGGTAGCTTCGAAGCGTCGGACATGGCCCGCTGGTTCCCCCAGTTGCTGGCGAGCATGGAGAAGAACGGCAGCACCGGCCTGGACGCGGTGACGTCGCTTGGCTCGATGCTGCAGGTACAGATGAAAACCGCCGGTAGTTCTGACGAGGCGGCGAACAACTTCAAGAACTGGGTCGAGAAGATCGGCGCGGGTGATGTGGTCAAGGCCTACAAGGATGCGGGCATCGACTATCAGGCCTCCCTGAACACGGGCATCCAGAAAGGGATGTCGACGATTGAGTCGTCGATGGCCCTGGCCATGAAGTACGTCGAGGCCACGGATCCGGCCAAGGCCAAAAAGATCAAGGACGCGAAGGCGGCGATCAGCAAGGAAGCGGATCCGGAGAAGGCGAAAGCGGCTTTGGATGCCCTGGAGAAGACCTTGCGTACCGGTGACTTGTTTGCCGACATGCAGGTCAAGGCCGCGCTGACTGCGTATTCGCAGAACAAGGACCTCTACACCCAGCTCAAGAGTGATTCGGCCAATGCCACCGGGATTCTGGATAAGAACCTGGCGGAGCGCCGGGAGACGTCCTCGCAGATGTGGGCCGAGACGATGCAGTCGATCAACGACAGCATGCGTAGTGTCGGTGATGCCATCCGGCCGGCTACTGACAAGGTCGCGGAGGGCATCACGTTCGTGGCCAAGAAGCTGACAGAGCTGTCGGACAGTTCGCCCAAGGTTGTCATGGGCATCGCCGGCATCACGGCGGCGGTCGGTGGGCTGATCACCCTGTACAGCACGGCGAAGATTGGTCGCGGCATGCTGAATGTGGTTCGCGGCCGACGCGGTCGTGGTGCTGCAGCTGGTGACGGCGAGGTGCCACAGACCGGTAACAAGGTGGTCGACGCAGGCCTGGGCGCGTTGGGCAAGGTGCTCGGGAACGGTGCTGCGAACGACGTCGGTGCCGCTCTCGGCGAGCCGCAGCGGGTTTTCGTTGTGAACGCCCGGGAGATCGGCGGCATCGGGTCCACTGGTGGTGTAGGCGAGCCTGGAGGGCGCCGCCGTCGCGGTCGTCGGCGCCGGGGCGGGCGTGGTGTGGGTGCTGCGGTTGCTGGGGCGGCAACGATCGTCCCGGTCGCTGCAGAGGCTGGCCGGATGGGGCGGGTCGTCGGGGCGCTGAAAGGGGCTTCGAAGGTCGCGGCGAAGCTGCCCGGCGGCAAGATCGTTGACGCCGGTATGTCTGTCCTCGATACCGCGCTCAACGCCAAAACCCAGGACGAAAAAGCCGAGGGCTACGGTGGTGCAGCAGGCGGGTTGGCCGGCGCCCTGGCCGGTGGTGCTGCAGGTGCGGCGATTGGCTCTGTGGTGCCGATCATTGGTACCGCGATCGGCGGCGCGATCGGTGCGGCGCTGGGCGGCATGGGCGGCGAGGGCCTGGGTAGCTGGCTCGGCAAGAAGTGGTTCGGTGAAGACGAGCAGGTCGCTGATGCGGAGAAGGCCAAGGCGGCAGCACCTGGTGATATCGCTCGCTCGATCGCGGCGACCGCACCGGCACCGACGGCGCCGGTCGTGGCCCAGGCGTTGGAGCAGGCTAAGCCGAGCCAATCGCCCCGGGTCGACCAGCAGTTTTCGTACGCGCCGAACCTGCAGGTCACTGTACAGGGCGATGCCAAGGATCCGGATCAGCTGTTCCGCTCTCTTGAATCGCGGCTCCGGAGTAGTTGGGAGCAGTGGTCGCGGGAGTCGATGTCTCGGCAGTCGGCCGGCCAGTTGTTCGATGAACCCCATGTTTAAGGAGGGTGTATGGCATACATGGAGTCAATGCAGTCAACGCTCTCGTCGTTGTTTGCAGCGGGGGAGGCTGGCCGTACCAGCCTCGACGGCATGGTTGTCCCGTTGACTAGCGCCGTCAGCGACATGTCTGGGGCTGTGGACGAGCTGGAGGGGTTGCCGGTGGTTGGCCCTGCAGTCGGGGAGAAGCTGCAGCGGACGATGCGGGCTATCAGTGCGGCGCAGTCCACAGTGGGGCAGATTGCATCGACATACAGCCGGGTGGCCACTGGGGCAACTGCCGTGCAGGAGCGCCTGGGTTCGTTGAGCGAGCAGGCGGGCAAGGCCAGCGCGGCGATCAATCGCATCGCCGGCCAGGTCAGTCCATCGCTTACCGGCATCCTGCCGACCAGTGCGATCACGGCGGGCAGCTCGCCGGCAGCGGCAGCTATCAAGCCGTTCCCGCATCTGCTGATCCTGCAGCCGCTGGATCACAAGCTGCAGCCGTACTACTTCAACCTCGATACGGCGACCTTTGACGAGCTGCGGCGACAGACCTCGGCGCGCTGGGCCGCACAGGAGCGTCTGACCCGCGATATCGCGCAGCAGGCGGTGGGCCACGGCGAAGACAAACTGAGCCTCAAGGGGGCCATCTACCCGGGATTCAAGGGCGGGCTCAAGCAACTGGACAAGATCCGCTCGATCGCTCGATCGC of the Pseudomonas vanderleydeniana genome contains:
- a CDS encoding phage tail assembly protein, which gives rise to MSKKVPTYLEIDADRVVVKLSKPAEANGIRVDTLVMRAPTVRDVRAAQATANGDDEVRELNLFSSLAEIHVKDLEALPLKDYNRLQAGYFRLVQDDEL
- a CDS encoding phage tail tape measure protein, with protein sequence MARLAIALEIGGAVASSLGAAFGTAQGHIKKLEDAGSKAKVLKNTIGETIKLRDEWKRAHDSGAASAAGLLRKLEGNLDALKRQGVEVGRLSREYQRLGREVKAAEMQEKGRQQIDSGRSMLKSTVGAAVVGVGMAAIPTKVSADYQAIVRDIAIKADVANKPEEAQLTRTVLDTSKDTGMSRNDVADLVNQLVGAGMELDKALSYAPIAAKFAVGQGASGVDTASMIMALQQNAKINDPKVMQQALEAIAYQGQAGSFEASDMARWFPQLLASMEKNGSTGLDAVTSLGSMLQVQMKTAGSSDEAANNFKNWVEKIGAGDVVKAYKDAGIDYQASLNTGIQKGMSTIESSMALAMKYVEATDPAKAKKIKDAKAAISKEADPEKAKAALDALEKTLRTGDLFADMQVKAALTAYSQNKDLYTQLKSDSANATGILDKNLAERRETSSQMWAETMQSINDSMRSVGDAIRPATDKVAEGITFVAKKLTELSDSSPKVVMGIAGITAAVGGLITLYSTAKIGRGMLNVVRGRRGRGAAAGDGEVPQTGNKVVDAGLGALGKVLGNGAANDVGAALGEPQRVFVVNAREIGGIGSTGGVGEPGGRRRRGRRRRGGRGVGAAVAGAATIVPVAAEAGRMGRVVGALKGASKVAAKLPGGKIVDAGMSVLDTALNAKTQDEKAEGYGGAAGGLAGALAGGAAGAAIGSVVPIIGTAIGGAIGAALGGMGGEGLGSWLGKKWFGEDEQVADAEKAKAAAPGDIARSIAATAPAPTAPVVAQALEQAKPSQSPRVDQQFSYAPNLQVTVQGDAKDPDQLFRSLESRLRSSWEQWSRESMSRQSAGQLFDEPHV
- a CDS encoding phage major tail tube protein, with product MAMIPETLSNLNLFVDGVSFQGDVPSLTLPKLTLKMDEHRGGGMDVPIELEMGMEKQEAGFTTTGVRRESLKFFGLADGSAFNGTFRGAYKGLKGKITPVIVTLRGTLKEVDMGDWKPGDKAEIKHSVALIYYRLEVDGREIYEIDALGMKRTINGVDQLAATRQALGL
- a CDS encoding phage tail protein — translated: MAYMESMQSTLSSLFAAGEAGRTSLDGMVVPLTSAVSDMSGAVDELEGLPVVGPAVGEKLQRTMRAISAAQSTVGQIASTYSRVATGATAVQERLGSLSEQAGKASAAINRIAGQVSPSLTGILPTSAITAGSSPAAAAIKPFPHLLILQPLDHKLQPYYFNLDTATFDELRRQTSARWAAQERLTRDIAQQAVGHGEDKLSLKGAIYPGFKGGLKQLDKIRSIARSLKPVSLVTGYGEVLGTWCLVSIDEEQSAFLAGGIPRKQGFSLEFVKYGEDMQNV